One window of the Canis aureus isolate CA01 chromosome 17, VMU_Caureus_v.1.0, whole genome shotgun sequence genome contains the following:
- the LPAR6 gene encoding lysophosphatidic acid receptor 6 produces MMVSSNSSSCSYDDSFKYTLYGCMFSMVFVLGLISNCVAIYIFICTLKVRNETTTYMINLAMSDLLFVFTLPFRIFYFATQNWPFGDPLCKISVMLFYTNMYGSILFLTCISVDRFLAIVHPFKSKTLRTKRNAKLVCIAVWLTVIGGSAPAVFFQSTHIQENNSTAACFEKFPEATWKTYLSRIVIFIEIVGFFIPLILNVTCSSMVLRTLNKPVTLSRSKINKTKVLKMIFVHLAIFCFCFVPYNINLILYSLMRTQTFVNCSAVAAVRTMYPITLCIAVSNCCFDPIIYYFTSDTIQNSIKMKNWSAKRSDFRFSEVQSTENFIQHSLQTLKCKISDNESTI; encoded by the coding sequence ATGATGGTAAGCAGTAACAGCTCCAGCTGCTCCTATGACGACTCCTTTAAGTACACTTTGTATGGGTGCATGTTTAGTATGGTGTTTGTGCTTGGGTTAATATCCAACTGTGTTGCCATATACATTTTTATCTGCACCCTCAAAGTGCGAAACGAAACCACAACGTACATGATTAACTTGGCAATGTCagacttgctttttgtttttactttaccCTTCAGGATTTTTTACTTTGCAACACAGAATTGGCCATTCGGAGATCCACTTTGTAAAATCTCAGTGATGCTCTTTTATACCAACATGTACGGAAGCATTCTGTTCTTAACCTGTATAAGTGTGGATAGGTTTCTGGCAATTGTCCACCCGTTTAAGTCAAAGACTCTGAGAACCAAACGAAATGCAAAACTCGTATGCATTGCTGTGTGGCTAACTGTGATAGGAGGAAGTGCGCCCGCAGTTTTTTTTCAGTCCACCCACATTCAGGAGAACAATTCCACAGCAGCCTGCTTTGAAAAATTTCCAGAAGCCACATGGAAAACATATCTCTCAAGGATTGTAATTTTCATTGAAATAGTGGGATTTTTTATTCCTCTAATTTTAAACGTAACTTGTTCTAGTATGGTGCTAAGAACTTTAAATAAACCTGTTACATTAAgtagaagcaaaataaataaaactaaagttttaaaaatgatttttgtacATTTGGCCATATTCTGCTTCTGTTTTGTGCCTTACAATATCaatcttattttatattctctaatGAGAACACAAACATTTGTTAATTGCTCAGCAGTGGCAGCAGTAAGGACAATGTACCCAATCACTCTTTGCATTGCTGTTTCAAACTGTTGCTTTGACCCTATAATTTACTACTTCACGTCGGACACAATTcagaattcaataaaaatgaaaaactggtcTGCTAAAAGAAGTGACTTCAGATTCTCTGAAGTTCAGAGTACAGAGAACTTCATTCAACATAGTCTGCAGACCTTAAAATGTAAGATATCTGACAATGAATCTACAATATAA